One window of the Pantoea cypripedii genome contains the following:
- a CDS encoding pyridoxal-dependent decarboxylase, translating into MDNSLGVNRNFAVEKTTFGRVIPHSFIKHVIRPHTFPMTNFCLPDKVRKRLDKIHTNLVSRQELSLGYPLNQKFDYSAIAPFINIHLNNIGDPFENSSMLLHTRELEQEVLEYFRQLWHAELREPLTQESFWGYVLAMGSTEGNMYALWSAREYFRAKQLAGKTRRKALSVPVLYYSQESHYSLEKCASILGITTFQEMGDKDYPGQCPITADGSWPHGVPVDQHGAVNPESLTALVDFFAAHGHPPIMVLNVGTTFQGGFDDAQIVWQQLSPILEQHNFNVQTTGDSRPDFWIHIDGALGAAYLPYLEMAHQKKISEVKGPQFDFRLPFVSSIVMSSHKWYGAPFASGVYMTKEKYRMQPATLPEYIHSPDTTLGGTRNGMSALFLWYMVNTVSQPMQSEIAAQCEQLAAYAYERLTTINAIHPLFRVERGPQSLVVVFTRPEKEIFKKFHLSGRGGLAHIVVMPHVTRLAIDSLVEALQQNDAFAEQVNLSTMPVVNIQEHNHGM; encoded by the coding sequence ATGGATAATTCTTTGGGCGTAAATAGAAATTTTGCAGTCGAGAAAACAACGTTCGGCAGGGTAATTCCACATTCTTTCATCAAACATGTAATACGTCCTCATACATTTCCGATGACGAATTTTTGTCTGCCAGATAAGGTGAGAAAGCGGCTTGATAAAATACATACTAATCTTGTCAGTCGCCAGGAATTATCTTTAGGATATCCACTTAATCAAAAGTTCGACTATTCAGCAATCGCACCATTTATTAATATCCACCTGAATAATATTGGTGATCCGTTTGAAAACAGCTCAATGCTGCTGCATACGCGTGAACTGGAGCAGGAGGTGCTCGAATATTTTCGCCAGCTCTGGCATGCTGAATTACGCGAACCGTTAACTCAGGAGTCATTCTGGGGTTATGTGCTGGCAATGGGCTCGACGGAAGGGAATATGTATGCGCTGTGGAGCGCACGCGAGTATTTCCGGGCGAAACAGCTTGCAGGTAAAACAAGACGAAAAGCGTTATCTGTTCCTGTACTCTATTATTCTCAGGAATCGCATTATTCATTAGAAAAATGTGCCAGCATTTTGGGTATTACCACGTTTCAGGAAATGGGTGATAAAGACTACCCCGGCCAGTGCCCGATCACCGCCGATGGCAGTTGGCCACATGGGGTGCCCGTGGATCAACATGGCGCGGTTAATCCTGAATCGTTAACAGCTTTGGTCGATTTCTTTGCGGCTCATGGGCATCCACCGATCATGGTACTGAATGTGGGCACCACATTTCAGGGCGGATTTGATGATGCGCAGATTGTCTGGCAACAGTTATCGCCCATCCTTGAACAACATAATTTCAATGTCCAGACTACAGGTGACAGCAGACCCGATTTTTGGATCCATATTGACGGAGCGCTTGGCGCAGCGTATTTGCCCTATCTCGAAATGGCCCATCAGAAAAAAATAAGCGAAGTTAAGGGGCCTCAGTTTGATTTTCGTCTTCCCTTTGTGAGTTCAATAGTGATGAGTTCCCATAAGTGGTACGGCGCTCCCTTTGCATCCGGCGTATATATGACGAAAGAAAAGTACCGGATGCAGCCCGCCACACTGCCTGAATATATTCACTCTCCCGATACTACGCTGGGAGGGACGCGTAATGGTATGTCCGCATTATTTCTCTGGTATATGGTGAATACGGTATCTCAGCCAATGCAGAGTGAGATTGCTGCGCAATGCGAGCAATTAGCCGCTTATGCTTATGAACGGTTAACCACCATTAACGCTATTCACCCATTATTCCGCGTGGAACGAGGTCCTCAGTCGCTGGTGGTGGTTTTTACTCGCCCCGAAAAAGAGATATTCAAAAAATTCCACCTTAGTGGCAGAGGCGGTCTGGCGCATATTGTGGTGATGCCGCACGTTACCCGTTTAGCGATTGATAGCCTGGTTGAAGCGTTACA